A genomic stretch from Coffea arabica cultivar ET-39 chromosome 10c, Coffea Arabica ET-39 HiFi, whole genome shotgun sequence includes:
- the LOC113714588 gene encoding putative receptor protein kinase ZmPK1, with product MATLLRFLLSSLLLSLPLPSFSRTYTSLTKGSSLSTRDFLVSTPDAIFAAGFFSVGENSYCFSIWFAERYDDNHTIVWMANRDQLVNGQHTKLILQNSGNLELTDAGQLLVWSSATESSSSVQLELHDNGNLILSTSDGQNLWQSFDSPTDTLLPEQLFTRNSILVSSRSKTNYSSGFYKLYFGSDNVLHLRYEGPEITNVFWPDPTLVIWTAGRSTYNSSKVAMLNSSGYFLSSDTLQFNTSDCGVRLQRRLVMDVDGNLRVYSLDKATQSWQVTWQQSSEPCSIPGICGANSICSSAPDSERKCTCLPGYKMNNLTDWSNGCEPDFKLSCTDTVSSGFVQLLNVQYNGYDLGSFTNYTFESCKNLCLSYCECKGFQYTFDLVNGYYSCKPKTILFNGYRSGDFPDPMYIRVPTINLNTIKPSRDLNLQCSAQITPLDRTYERKNQDWVKSFLWCTLAIGAFEIICLFTYFFKTQRRSSAKIQGYLQVATGFRKFSYAELKKATRNFSEEIGQGGGGVVYKGMLSDNRVAAIKYLKEAIQGEAEFLAEISTIGRLNHMNLIEIWGYCAEGKHRLLVYEYMEHGTLANSLYSDKLDWKKRYEIALGTARGLAYLHEECLEWVLHCDVKPENILLNSGYQPKVADFGLSKLLNRSGIDNLQFSKIRGTRGYMAPEWAFNLPITSKVDVYSYGIVVLELITGRKPTGGNSNDDSSAVEPRRLVSWVKGKMQEANGRGSPTSVMGIVDPALDGEFDMERMEILVKVALKCAEEDIDARPTMREVVDILLHQESEGAVMF from the coding sequence CTTCATTACTCCTGTCGTTGCCACTTCCATCTTTCTCGAGAACCTATACAAGTTTAACAAAGGGCTCATCGCTTTCGACTCGAGATTTTCTTGTTTCGACCCCAGATGCCATTTTCGCCGCTGGATTTTTCAGCGTCGGTGAAAATTCTTACTGCTTTTCTATATGGTTCGCTGAGCGATATGATGATAATCACACAATAGTTTGGATGGCCAATCGAGATCAGCTGGTTAACGGACAACACACCAAGCTGATTCTACAAAATTCAGGCAATCTTGAGTTGACTGATGCGGGACAGCTTCTTGTTTGGTCAAGTGCTACAGAATCAAGCTCTTCTGTTCAATTGGAACTTCATGATAATGGTAACCTTATTCTGAGCACTTCTGATGGCCAAAATCTTTGGCAAAGTTTTGATTCCCCTACAGATACTCTCCTTCCCGAGCAACTGTTTACCAGAAACTCAATTCTTGTTTCCTCCAGAAGCAAAACTAATTATTCCTCTGGTTTTTACAAGTTATATTTCGGTAGCGATAATGTCCTGCATCTCCGGTACGAGGGTCCTGAAATAACTAATGTTTTCTGGCCTGATCCAACGCTTGTTATCTGGACCGCAGGCAGGTCCACCTACAACAGTAGTAAAGTTGCCATGTTAAACTCATCAGGCTACTTCTTGTCATCTGATACACTTCAGTTTAATACTTCTGATTGTGGTGTTAGACTTCAGAGAAGATTGGTAATGGATGTTGATGGCAACCTTCGGGTCTATAGTCTAGATAAGGCCACTCAGAGCTGGCAGGTTACATGGCAACAAAGCTCTGAACCATGCAGTATTCCTGGCATTTGTGGCGCCAACAGCATATGTAGCTCTGCTCCTGACAGTGAGAGGAAATGCACTTGTCTACCTGGATATAAGATGAACAATTTGACGGATTGGTCTAATGGGTGTGAGCCGGATTTCAAGCTCTCGTGCACTGACACTGTTTCATCAGGTTTTGTCCAATTGCTCAATGTCCAATATAATGGCTACGATCTTGGCTCGTTCACTAATTACACCTTCGAGAGTTGTAAAAACTTATGCTTGAGTTATTGTGAATGCAAAGGATTTCAATATACGTTTGACTTAGTAAATGGTTACTATAGTTGTAAGCCCAAGACTATTTTATTCAATGGATATCGTTCGGGTGATTTTCCAGATCCCATGTACATAAGAGTACCCACAATAAATCTGAATACGATTAAGCCTAGCCGAGATCTAAATTTGCAATGCAGTGCCCAGATTACGCCATTGGACAGGACTTATGAAAGAAAAAACCAAGATTGGGTGAAGTCTTTTCTGTGGTGTACTCTGGCTATTGGAGCTTTCGAGATAATCTGTTTATTCACTTACTTCTTCAAAACCCAAAGACGGTCTAGTGCAAAGATACAGGGCTACCTTCAGGTTGCAACGGGATTTAGGAAATTCAGTTATGCCGAGCTGAAGAAGGCAACAAGGAACTTCAGCGAAGAAATAGGACAAGGAGGGGGTGGTGTTGTATACAAAGGCATGTTGTCGGATAATCGAGTTGCTGCAATCAAGTATCTAAAGGAAGCAATCCAAGGAGAAGCTGAATTTCTTGCAGAGATAAGCACCATTGGGAGGCTCAACCATATGAATTTGATAGAAATATGGGGCTATTGTGCCGAGGGGAAGCACAGGCTTTTGGTGTACGAATACATGGAACACGGGACTCTAGCAAACAGTTTGTATTCTGATAAACTTGATTGGAAGAAGAGATATGAAATTGCTCTAGGTACAGCCAGGGGACTTGCTTACCTGCACGAAGAGTGCCTTGAGTGGGTTTTGCATTGTGATGTGAAGCCAGAAAACATACTTTTGAACTCTGGTTATCAGCCAAAGGTAGCAGACTTTGGGCTCTCTAAACTGCTGAACAGAAGTGGTATCGACAATCTACAATTTTCCAAGATTAGGGGAACTAGAGGTTACATGGCACCCGAATGGGCTTTCAACCTTCCAATCACTTCTAAGGTTGATGTCTATAGCTACGGAATTGTTGTGTTGGAACTAATAACTGGAAGGAAACCTACAGGTGGAAATTCTAATGATGACAGCAGCGCGGTTGAGCCGAGAAGGCTTGTGAGTTGGGTGAAGGGGAAAATGCAGGAAGCTAATGGAAGAGGATCACCTACATCTGTTATGGGAATTGTTGACCCTGCCCTGGATGGTGAATTTGATATGGAGCGGATGGAAATTTTGGTTAAAGTTGCTCTGAAGTGTGCAGAGGAGGACATAGATGCCAGGCCAACAATGAGGGAGGTGGTGGACATTCTGCTTCATCAAGAGAGTGAAGGAGCAGTAATGTTCTAG
- the LOC113715178 gene encoding probable carbohydrate esterase At4g34215 — protein MTIEFLFLLSAYVSFMSGNAQATDGYATDSPKNVFILAGQSNMAGRGGVIDGIWDGIIPPECKSNPFIRRLSANLSWEEATEPLHRDIDVNKTCGIGPGMAFANSVLQGDPSSGSIGLVPCAVGGTNISQWARGTDLYNQLIRRARAAVQSGGIIRALLWYQGESDTVSFEDARRYKSNLQRFLTDVRSGLQSPILPVFQVALASGEGPYVEIVRQAQLGTELPNVRCVDAKGLELQPDNLHLTAQAQVQLGEMLADAFFQTLPYPLPRNSTKA, from the exons ATGACGATTGAATTTCTCTTTCTGCTTTCGGCCTATGTAAGCTTTATGAGTGGCAATGCCCAGGCGACTGATGGTTATGCTACAGATTCACCAAAGAACGTATTCATCTTAGCCGGACAAAGCAACATGGCTGGCAGAGGAGGAGTGATTGATGGCATCTGGGATGGGATTATTCCTCCTGAATGTAAATCCAATCCGTTCATTCGACGACTTAGTGCAAACCTGTCGTGGGAGGAGGCAACAGAGCCCTTGCACAGAGACATCGATGTGAATAAAACTTGTGGGATTGGACCAGGTATGGCATTTGCTAATTCAGTCTTACAAGGGGACCCCAGCTCGGGGTCTATTGGCCTGGTCCCTTGTGCCGTTGGAGGGACGAATATAAGCCAATGGGCTCGCGGCACCGACCTGTATAACCAGCTTATCAGGAGGGCTAGAGCGGCCGTTCAAAGTGGTGGAATAATCAGGGCTCTGTTGTGGTATCAAGGCGAGAGTGACACCGTCAGTTTCGAAGACGCCAGACGTTACAAGAGCAATTTGCAGAGGTTTTTAACGGATGTTCGCTCTGGTTTGCAATCCCCTATCCTCCCCGTGTTTCAG GTTGCATTGGCATCCGGTGAAGGACCATACGTTGAGATTGTGAGACAGGCTCAGTTGGGAACTGAGCTTCCAAACGTGCGATGTGTAGATGCAAAGGGTTTAGAGCTGCAGCCGGATAATTTACACCTCACTGCTCAGGCTCAGGTCCAGCTAGGGGAGATGTTGGCTGATGCGTTTTTCCAGACTCTGCCTTATCCTCTTCCCA GAAACAGTACAAAAGCTTGA